In Athalia rosae chromosome 6, iyAthRosa1.1, whole genome shotgun sequence, one DNA window encodes the following:
- the LOC110117273 gene encoding odorant receptor Or1-like isoform X2: MDSTSGVTPLFQSSTTTPLYLTTRSVKANYSSSNDYRYSSGLVPRRRKRKTLHRSLRILDMEERNGPPRREINAKDALAVNLWILRRYGAWAADIGSSVLRILYNVYGAAMITVVTVTYYSTELVYLYLIWGNLEAITEVSFLLLTHLATAVKLANFLIRRERVEKLVSDTCQEKFLPKDTKHYDILRTTVRKANKENIVFNLMCISTVMAWAIVPLVENNKVRRLPLKTWFPFSTDSTPIYELVYAYEIIAVLINACMNAMLDTFASVLMAVAGCQVDVLCLNLTSLDRSSDNIRSAKERRLKGLIEGESNNVIATLSVAKNRVGNELEKRKERLPVAKEFPLARDDDLLHRRIAGCIEHHGSILRFGKEIQDVFGIGILIQFAVSSTILCLTCFELTLISATSLQFYSMLLYQGCMLFQIYCYCWHGNELKVKTSQLTTAAFNCTWITSSPKFKSSLRIVMCRVQRPMQLMVGGFFSLSLETFSMILRTAYSFYAVLQRVHSNGTN, encoded by the exons ATGGACAGTACTAGCGGCGTTACTCCTCTATTCCAATCAAGTACGACTACGCCCCTTTACTTAACCACTCGCTCGGTGAAGGCGAACTATAGTTCCTCTAACGACTATCGGTATTCCAGCGGTTTGGTCCCGCGACGACGGAAACGAAAGACGTTACATCGTTCGCTCAGGATTCTCGACATGGAAGAACGTAATGGGCCTCCACGGAGAGAAATCAACGCCAAAGACGCTCTGGCGGTAAACTTATGGATCCTCAGACGATACGGAGCGTGGGCGGCGGACATCGGCAGCTCGGTACTCAG AATTCTCTACAACGTCTACGGAGCGGCAATGATAACGGTGGTGACCGTCACGTATTATTCGACGGAGTTGGTGTACTTGTATCTGATTTGGGGTAACCTGGAAGCCATTACGGAGGTTTCATTTTTGCTCCTAACGCACCTAGCGACCGCGGTAAAGCTCGCTAATTTCCTGATACGTCGCGaacgcgttgaaaaattggtgTCGGATACGTGCCAAGAGAAATTTCTACCAAAGGACACGAAGCATTACGATATTCTGAGAACGACCGTGCGGAAAGCGAACAAGGAAAATATCGTCTTTAATCTGATGTGCATTTCCACGGTAATGGCATGGGCGATCGTACCGCTAGTCGAAAACAACAAG GTCCGCCGGCTACCTCTGAAAACGTGGTTTCCATTTTCCACCGATTCTACGCCCATCTACGAACTGGTTTACGCCTACGAAATAATAGCTGTTCTGATAAACGCCTGCATGAACGCTATGTTGGATACCTTCGCTTCGGTCCTAATGGCAGTGGCCGGTTGTCAGGTGGACGTGTTATGCCTCAATTTGACGTCTTTGGATCGCTCGAGCGACAATATTCGCTCGGCAAAGGAGAGGCGGCTCAAAGGGTTGATCGAAGGTGAATCGAACAACGTTATCGCCACGCTTTCAGTGGCTAAGAACAGAGTGGGAAATGagctagagaaacgaaaagagcGTCTTCCCGTAGCGAAGGAATTTCCCCTCGCTCGAGACGACGATCTTTTGCACCGTCGTATAGCCGGGTGCATAGAACACCACGGTAGTATACTGAG ATTCGGTAAGGAAATTCAAGACGTATTCGGTATCGGAATTCTCATACAGTTCGCCGTTAGCAGTACCATACTTTGCCTCACGTGTTTCGAGTTGACTTTG ATATCGGCGACAAGCTTACAGTTTTATTCCATGCTGCTGTACCAGGGATGTATGTTGTTCCAGATATACTGTTACTGCTGGCACGGTAACGAGCTGAAAGTCAAG ACATCGCAATTAACGACGGCGGCTTTTAACTGCACTTGGATAACCAGTTCCCCAAAATTTAAAAGCAGCTTACGAATAGTGATGTGTCGAGTGCAGCGTCCCATGCAGTTGATGGTCGGTggatttttcagtctttctcttgaaactttttcaatg aTCCTTCGTACCGCGTACTCGTTTTACGCGGTCCTCCAGCGGGTCCACAGCAACGGTACGAACTAA
- the LOC110117273 gene encoding odorant receptor Or1-like isoform X1, whose translation MDSTSGVTPLFQSSTTTPLYLTTRSVKANYSSSNDYRYSSGLVPRRRKRKTLHRSLRILDMEERNGPPRREINAKDALAVNLWILRRYGAWAADIGSSVLRILYNVYGAAMITVVTVTYYSTELVYLYLIWGNLEAITEVSFLLLTHLATAVKLANFLIRRERVEKLVSDTCQEKFLPKDTKHYDILRTTVRKANKENIVFNLMCISTVMAWAIVPLVENNKVVRRLPLKTWFPFSTDSTPIYELVYAYEIIAVLINACMNAMLDTFASVLMAVAGCQVDVLCLNLTSLDRSSDNIRSAKERRLKGLIEGESNNVIATLSVAKNRVGNELEKRKERLPVAKEFPLARDDDLLHRRIAGCIEHHGSILRFGKEIQDVFGIGILIQFAVSSTILCLTCFELTLISATSLQFYSMLLYQGCMLFQIYCYCWHGNELKVKTSQLTTAAFNCTWITSSPKFKSSLRIVMCRVQRPMQLMVGGFFSLSLETFSMILRTAYSFYAVLQRVHSNGTN comes from the exons ATGGACAGTACTAGCGGCGTTACTCCTCTATTCCAATCAAGTACGACTACGCCCCTTTACTTAACCACTCGCTCGGTGAAGGCGAACTATAGTTCCTCTAACGACTATCGGTATTCCAGCGGTTTGGTCCCGCGACGACGGAAACGAAAGACGTTACATCGTTCGCTCAGGATTCTCGACATGGAAGAACGTAATGGGCCTCCACGGAGAGAAATCAACGCCAAAGACGCTCTGGCGGTAAACTTATGGATCCTCAGACGATACGGAGCGTGGGCGGCGGACATCGGCAGCTCGGTACTCAG AATTCTCTACAACGTCTACGGAGCGGCAATGATAACGGTGGTGACCGTCACGTATTATTCGACGGAGTTGGTGTACTTGTATCTGATTTGGGGTAACCTGGAAGCCATTACGGAGGTTTCATTTTTGCTCCTAACGCACCTAGCGACCGCGGTAAAGCTCGCTAATTTCCTGATACGTCGCGaacgcgttgaaaaattggtgTCGGATACGTGCCAAGAGAAATTTCTACCAAAGGACACGAAGCATTACGATATTCTGAGAACGACCGTGCGGAAAGCGAACAAGGAAAATATCGTCTTTAATCTGATGTGCATTTCCACGGTAATGGCATGGGCGATCGTACCGCTAGTCGAAAACAACAAGGTG GTCCGCCGGCTACCTCTGAAAACGTGGTTTCCATTTTCCACCGATTCTACGCCCATCTACGAACTGGTTTACGCCTACGAAATAATAGCTGTTCTGATAAACGCCTGCATGAACGCTATGTTGGATACCTTCGCTTCGGTCCTAATGGCAGTGGCCGGTTGTCAGGTGGACGTGTTATGCCTCAATTTGACGTCTTTGGATCGCTCGAGCGACAATATTCGCTCGGCAAAGGAGAGGCGGCTCAAAGGGTTGATCGAAGGTGAATCGAACAACGTTATCGCCACGCTTTCAGTGGCTAAGAACAGAGTGGGAAATGagctagagaaacgaaaagagcGTCTTCCCGTAGCGAAGGAATTTCCCCTCGCTCGAGACGACGATCTTTTGCACCGTCGTATAGCCGGGTGCATAGAACACCACGGTAGTATACTGAG ATTCGGTAAGGAAATTCAAGACGTATTCGGTATCGGAATTCTCATACAGTTCGCCGTTAGCAGTACCATACTTTGCCTCACGTGTTTCGAGTTGACTTTG ATATCGGCGACAAGCTTACAGTTTTATTCCATGCTGCTGTACCAGGGATGTATGTTGTTCCAGATATACTGTTACTGCTGGCACGGTAACGAGCTGAAAGTCAAG ACATCGCAATTAACGACGGCGGCTTTTAACTGCACTTGGATAACCAGTTCCCCAAAATTTAAAAGCAGCTTACGAATAGTGATGTGTCGAGTGCAGCGTCCCATGCAGTTGATGGTCGGTggatttttcagtctttctcttgaaactttttcaatg aTCCTTCGTACCGCGTACTCGTTTTACGCGGTCCTCCAGCGGGTCCACAGCAACGGTACGAACTAA
- the LOC110117273 gene encoding odorant receptor Or1-like isoform X3: MDSTSGVTPLFQSSTTTPLYLTTRSVKANYSSSNDYRYSSGLVPRRRKRKTLHRSLRILDMEERNGPPRREINAKDALAVNLWILRRYGAWAADIGSSVLRILYNVYGAAMITVVTVTYYSTELVYLYLIWGNLEAITEVSFLLLTHLATAVKLANFLIRRERVEKLVSDTCQEKFLPKDTKHYDILRTTVRKANKENIVFNLMCISTVMAWAIVPLVENNKVVRRLPLKTWFPFSTDSTPIYELVYAYEIIAVLINACMNAMLDTFASVLMAVAGCQVDVLCLNLTSLDRSSDNIRSAKERRLKGLIEGESNNVIATLSVAKNRVGNELEKRKERLPVAKEFPLARDDDLLHRRIAGCIEHHGSILRFGKEIQDVFGIGILIQFAVSSTILCLTCFELTLIYCYCWHGNELKVKTSQLTTAAFNCTWITSSPKFKSSLRIVMCRVQRPMQLMVGGFFSLSLETFSMILRTAYSFYAVLQRVHSNGTN, translated from the exons ATGGACAGTACTAGCGGCGTTACTCCTCTATTCCAATCAAGTACGACTACGCCCCTTTACTTAACCACTCGCTCGGTGAAGGCGAACTATAGTTCCTCTAACGACTATCGGTATTCCAGCGGTTTGGTCCCGCGACGACGGAAACGAAAGACGTTACATCGTTCGCTCAGGATTCTCGACATGGAAGAACGTAATGGGCCTCCACGGAGAGAAATCAACGCCAAAGACGCTCTGGCGGTAAACTTATGGATCCTCAGACGATACGGAGCGTGGGCGGCGGACATCGGCAGCTCGGTACTCAG AATTCTCTACAACGTCTACGGAGCGGCAATGATAACGGTGGTGACCGTCACGTATTATTCGACGGAGTTGGTGTACTTGTATCTGATTTGGGGTAACCTGGAAGCCATTACGGAGGTTTCATTTTTGCTCCTAACGCACCTAGCGACCGCGGTAAAGCTCGCTAATTTCCTGATACGTCGCGaacgcgttgaaaaattggtgTCGGATACGTGCCAAGAGAAATTTCTACCAAAGGACACGAAGCATTACGATATTCTGAGAACGACCGTGCGGAAAGCGAACAAGGAAAATATCGTCTTTAATCTGATGTGCATTTCCACGGTAATGGCATGGGCGATCGTACCGCTAGTCGAAAACAACAAGGTG GTCCGCCGGCTACCTCTGAAAACGTGGTTTCCATTTTCCACCGATTCTACGCCCATCTACGAACTGGTTTACGCCTACGAAATAATAGCTGTTCTGATAAACGCCTGCATGAACGCTATGTTGGATACCTTCGCTTCGGTCCTAATGGCAGTGGCCGGTTGTCAGGTGGACGTGTTATGCCTCAATTTGACGTCTTTGGATCGCTCGAGCGACAATATTCGCTCGGCAAAGGAGAGGCGGCTCAAAGGGTTGATCGAAGGTGAATCGAACAACGTTATCGCCACGCTTTCAGTGGCTAAGAACAGAGTGGGAAATGagctagagaaacgaaaagagcGTCTTCCCGTAGCGAAGGAATTTCCCCTCGCTCGAGACGACGATCTTTTGCACCGTCGTATAGCCGGGTGCATAGAACACCACGGTAGTATACTGAG ATTCGGTAAGGAAATTCAAGACGTATTCGGTATCGGAATTCTCATACAGTTCGCCGTTAGCAGTACCATACTTTGCCTCACGTGTTTCGAGTTGACTTTG ATATACTGTTACTGCTGGCACGGTAACGAGCTGAAAGTCAAG ACATCGCAATTAACGACGGCGGCTTTTAACTGCACTTGGATAACCAGTTCCCCAAAATTTAAAAGCAGCTTACGAATAGTGATGTGTCGAGTGCAGCGTCCCATGCAGTTGATGGTCGGTggatttttcagtctttctcttgaaactttttcaatg aTCCTTCGTACCGCGTACTCGTTTTACGCGGTCCTCCAGCGGGTCCACAGCAACGGTACGAACTAA